One window of the Drosophila nasuta strain 15112-1781.00 unplaced genomic scaffold, ASM2355853v1 ctg28_pilon, whole genome shotgun sequence genome contains the following:
- the LOC132797869 gene encoding uncharacterized protein LOC132797869, with amino-acid sequence MRRQQVYLQCWQWRAILRLGGLLPPLLDFVYFAGVSACIWTFSRLCALVAMPEQADLHRPGVAPSVCSPAPGHSQGSRLQLPAPKEDVSPRDGWLPSDDIQRIASGEGAISKSFTESIYGRFAESFWQLAAQISLLLNCDVWQYQFLYLHWLATYAVHNIVSGE; translated from the exons ATGAGGCGACAGCAGGTATACTTACAATGCTGGCAATGGCGGGCCATCCTAAGATTAGGAGGtttgctgccgccgctgctggaCTTTGTGTATTTCGCTGGCGTCTCTGCTTGCATCTGGACTTTTTCTCGGCTGTGTGCGCTGGTTGCGATGCCTGAACAGGCGGATCTTCATCGTCCAGGAGTTGCTCCAAGCGTCTGCTCACCAGCTCCAGGCCATAGTCAAGGGTCTCGCTTGCAGTTGCCGGCACCAAAAGAGGACGTGTCACCACGTGATGG gTGGCTGCCCTCTGATGATATCCAGCGCATCGCATCTGGCGAGGGGGCCATCTCTAAATCATTTACGGAGAGTATTTATGGTCGATTCGCAGAATCGTTCTGGCAGCTTGCTGCGCAGATTTCGCTGCTCCTCAACTGTGATGTCTGGCAGTACcagtttttgtatttgcactGGCTGGCCACGTATGCTGTCCATAATATTGTCTCTGGTGAGTAG